A stretch of Orientia tsutsugamushi DNA encodes these proteins:
- a CDS encoding DNA adenine methylase yields the protein MSVAVANKSKPFLHWIGSKRRIVNKLIEHLPQGPHYNYYEPFLGGGALFFQVRHLFKQCFLSDINLDLITSYNAVKNNPNEVNRLLSLYHKHHSKDYYYKVKNKYSNNPNEITAKFIYLNKYSFRGIYRVYKNGQSAQTFSGECYIKLHIASRINQCSSLLHGVSIYATDFSFIEPQQNDFVYFDPPYHKSGERFYTRLPFDEKDQIRLRDFVKELTNKGVKIMISNNNTAFIRDLYKDFNINTVTVVYSINEQRNPVNELIITNYKTC from the coding sequence GTGTCAGTAGCTGTTGCTAATAAGTCTAAGCCTTTCCTTCATTGGATTGGTAGTAAACGAAGAATTGTTAATAAATTAATAGAACATCTTCCTCAAGGTCCACACTATAATTACTATGAACCATTTCTTGGTGGAGGTGCTTTATTTTTTCAAGTTAGGCATCTTTTTAAACAATGTTTTTTGTCTGACATCAATCTTGATTTAATTACTAGCTATAATGCTGTTAAAAATAATCCTAATGAGGTCAATAGATTACTGAGTTTATATCACAAACATCATTCGAAGGATTATTATTATAAAGTTAAAAACAAATATAGTAATAATCCGAATGAAATTACCGCAAAATTTATATATCTTAATAAATATTCTTTTAGAGGAATTTATAGAGTCTACAAAAATGGACAATCTGCTCAAACATTTTCTGGTGAATGCTACATTAAACTCCATATTGCATCTAGAATAAACCAATGCAGCAGCCTTCTACATGGTGTATCAATTTATGCTACAGATTTTTCATTTATAGAGCCTCAACAAAATGACTTTGTTTATTTTGATCCTCCTTATCATAAATCTGGAGAACGGTTCTATACTAGACTTCCATTTGATGAAAAAGATCAAATTAGATTACGGGATTTTGTCAAAGAATTAACAAATAAAGGTGTTAAGATTATGATCTCAAATAATAATACTGCCTTTATTAGAGACTTATACAAAGATTTTAATATCAATACCGTTACAGTTGTATACTCAATCAATGAACAACGCAATCCTGTTAATGAGCTAATCATTACTAACTATAAAACTTGCTAG
- a CDS encoding sensor histidine kinase — MENNNIYLIQYIRHIVNNCNKTKQNIVELVGYKQDAIAKITDTLGSLDELINHLNDKICVFRKNIESKNVELENFSLQTFVTDAVARLKAIAEDDRIDLKSNFQANIKDSIIGDSLRIRAVLSQLAESAIIHGTKCTTINICVHLLPSKDGKTDSKDKILQFLVQSTGPSIQKEKLQKMNSELSNSNLTKHQELGQGLVFIKQLTHQMKGNLKIDQGSNYISSSFEVPIQLYT; from the coding sequence ATGGAAAATAACAATATATATTTGATTCAATATATTAGGCATATAGTAAATAACTGCAATAAAACAAAGCAGAATATAGTAGAACTAGTAGGATATAAGCAAGATGCAATAGCAAAAATAACAGATACGTTAGGCTCACTTGATGAACTAATAAATCATCTAAATGATAAAATTTGTGTATTTAGAAAAAACATAGAATCAAAGAATGTAGAACTAGAAAATTTTAGCCTACAAACCTTTGTAACGGATGCTGTTGCTAGACTAAAAGCAATTGCTGAAGATGATAGAATAGATCTAAAAAGCAATTTTCAGGCTAATATAAAAGACAGTATTATTGGAGATAGTTTACGAATAAGAGCTGTACTAAGCCAGTTAGCTGAAAGTGCTATTATACATGGCACTAAATGTACAACGATTAATATTTGTGTTCATTTATTACCTTCTAAAGATGGAAAAACAGATTCAAAAGATAAAATATTACAATTTTTAGTACAAAGCACAGGCCCTAGCATTCAGAAAGAAAAATTGCAAAAGATGAATTCTGAACTAAGCAATTCGAATTTAACAAAACATCAAGAGCTAGGACAAGGGTTGGTGTTTATAAAACAGCTTACACATCAAATGAAAGGAAATCTCAAAATAGATCAAGGAAGTAACTACATATCTTCTTCGTTTGAAGTGCCAATTCAATTATATACCTAA
- a CDS encoding sensor histidine kinase, whose protein sequence is MENNNNDLNDKICVFRKTIKSTNVELAKFSLRKMLNGTIAAIRLIAEDENIELREKIGNDIYDIITGDRFRIRAVLTQLVGSAIMHSTNSKVRVSIDFLPPKNEQSNSKDRILKFVVHSVGAGISKNKLQEMNSELKKPHLIKHQALDSGLELIKHLTYEMKGSIKIESKEGHYTKFLVSIPIQTSNLNSQH, encoded by the coding sequence GTGGAAAATAACAATAATGATCTAAATGATAAAATTTGTGTATTTAGAAAAACCATAAAATCAACGAATGTAGAACTAGCAAAATTTAGCCTACGAAAAATGCTAAATGGTACTATTGCAGCAATCAGATTAATTGCTGAAGATGAAAATATAGAGCTAAGGGAAAAAATAGGAAATGACATATACGATATTATTACTGGAGATAGGTTTCGAATAAGAGCTGTACTCACTCAGTTAGTTGGTAGTGCTATTATGCATAGTACAAATAGCAAAGTTAGAGTTAGCATTGATTTTTTGCCTCCTAAAAATGAACAATCGAATTCAAAAGATAGAATATTGAAATTTGTAGTGCATAGCGTAGGAGCTGGCATTTCAAAAAACAAATTACAAGAGATGAACTCTGAATTAAAAAAACCACACTTAATTAAGCATCAAGCATTAGATTCAGGGTTAGAACTTATCAAACATCTTACATATGAAATGAAAGGAAGCATTAAGATAGAGAGTAAAGAAGGGCATTATACAAAGTTTTTAGTCAGCATTCCGATACAAACTAGTAATTTAAATTCGCAACATTAG
- a CDS encoding sensor histidine kinase, with protein MNEDKYIGMKIKLQQAEDYLEEAESMKQYCIDLIQKIKYTFDLTTAKIQDLADDLLCWQNDFKEKEYKTTSLTRILNCVANLQDCCNSIVYSLRDQIELQNVHLKKFSIQKLLKDTISSLKEIAEDREISLSYNVQDNINDIVIGDSCLLQTILSQLISGAIRVNKSCKVDVIVMLFIAPYRKENEKDKILRFIVRDNGKGISQDKLQEINAKFSDLNSALEYPEILNSSLEFANYIVNKLSGKLEIKSEANKFTAITCDIPVQLFN; from the coding sequence ATGAATGAAGATAAATATATTGGAATGAAAATAAAGCTACAACAAGCGGAAGATTATCTAGAGGAAGCTGAGTCAATGAAGCAATATTGTATAGATTTGATTCAAAAAATTAAATATACGTTTGATCTTACTACTGCTAAAATCCAAGATCTAGCAGATGATCTACTATGTTGGCAAAATGATTTCAAAGAAAAGGAATATAAAACTACTAGCTTAACAAGAATACTTAATTGTGTTGCTAACCTACAAGACTGCTGTAACAGTATAGTTTACTCACTTAGAGACCAAATTGAGCTTCAAAACGTACATTTAAAAAAATTTAGCATACAAAAACTATTGAAGGATACAATTAGTTCGCTGAAAGAAATTGCTGAAGATAGAGAAATATCGCTCAGTTACAATGTTCAGGACAACATAAATGACATTGTTATTGGAGATAGTTGTCTATTGCAAACTATACTTAGTCAATTAATAAGTGGAGCTATTAGAGTTAATAAAAGCTGTAAGGTTGATGTTATAGTTATGTTATTTATTGCACCGTATCGAAAGGAAAACGAAAAAGACAAAATATTAAGATTCATAGTACGTGATAACGGAAAAGGTATTTCACAAGACAAACTACAAGAAATAAATGCAAAATTTTCTGATTTAAATTCGGCATTAGAGTATCCAGAAATATTAAACTCGAGTCTAGAATTTGCAAATTACATTGTTAACAAACTAAGTGGCAAATTAGAGATAAAGAGCGAGGCAAATAAGTTTACAGCTATTACTTGCGATATACCAGTACAACTTTTTAATTAA
- a CDS encoding ATP-binding protein: MSHTIKSGDFGIQAKVNSSIRALKPFTENKGINLSCNFKNDIKDLIIVNSFQIQAVLILLIGNATNSQCREISVEVDLLPSANQKTNYRILQLIVFDNGIGISDEKVKKINNELRNLHIKSYAVLESELLLVKPFIHEMTGKIKLESKQDQYTAFTCSIPIEVR, from the coding sequence ATGAGTCATACTATAAAATCTGGAGATTTTGGTATTCAAGCAAAAGTAAATAGTAGTATTAGAGCACTGAAGCCATTCACAGAAAATAAAGGAATAAATCTTAGCTGCAACTTTAAAAATGATATAAAAGATTTAATCATTGTAAATAGTTTTCAAATACAGGCAGTACTAATACTATTAATTGGCAATGCTACTAATAGTCAATGCAGAGAAATTAGCGTTGAAGTTGATTTGCTGCCTTCTGCAAATCAAAAGACAAATTATAGAATATTACAATTAATTGTTTTTGATAACGGAATTGGAATTTCAGATGAAAAAGTGAAAAAGATAAATAATGAGCTCAGAAACTTACATATCAAAAGCTATGCAGTACTAGAATCTGAATTACTACTCGTTAAACCGTTTATACATGAAATGACTGGAAAAATTAAACTAGAAAGTAAGCAAGATCAGTATACAGCTTTCACGTGTAGTATACCTATAGAAGTTCGTTGA
- a CDS encoding HD domain-containing protein, translated as MLAFLNCEHINKLLDKLDLINHSVDKRINLDKVKKAIFYVKKYHGNQKRDTGEPYYMHPLEVALMVADYSFKTDTIITAILHDTIEDTTLTKEKIAIEFNDNIAEQVLALTRNRGGKKTSSMKMIQTLVNQDKVELLLIKLLDRLDNIKTIFIKPAKRRQEIILETQQEFIPLAEYLKLPEIAIKLNKYCERYAT; from the coding sequence ATGTTAGCATTTTTAAATTGTGAACATATCAATAAACTACTTGATAAGCTGGACTTGATTAATCATAGTGTTGATAAACGCATTAATCTTGATAAAGTTAAAAAAGCTATATTTTATGTAAAAAAATATCATGGCAATCAAAAGCGAGATACAGGAGAACCTTATTATATGCATCCATTAGAAGTAGCGCTCATGGTTGCAGACTACAGCTTTAAAACGGATACGATTATTACAGCAATACTACATGATACCATCGAAGACACAACACTAACTAAAGAAAAGATAGCAATCGAATTTAATGATAACATTGCCGAGCAAGTTCTAGCTCTTACAAGAAACAGAGGTGGTAAGAAAACCAGTTCCATGAAAATGATTCAAACATTAGTGAATCAAGATAAAGTAGAGCTATTACTAATCAAACTATTGGACCGATTGGATAATATTAAAACTATATTCATAAAGCCAGCCAAAAGAAGACAAGAAATCATACTAGAAACGCAGCAAGAATTTATACCTCTTGCTGAATACCTTAAATTACCAGAGATTGCTATAAAGCTAAATAAATACTGTGAGCGTTATGCTACCTAA
- a CDS encoding Rpn family recombination-promoting nuclease/putative transposase, whose product MHLSRFLDPKNDVAFKKIFGSEKNKDILIHFLNDILLFEGNRKIIEVEFLGTILDADIASKKESIVDVLCKDKNGAQYIIEMQVDPTQGFEKRAQYYAAKAYGRQPNRGKEGKYSDLKEVIFIAIADYKLFPNKEDYISRHVILDKKTYEHDLKDFSFTFIELPKFKKNRVEELNDITEKWCYFFKHAKETTLDGYNKIIGEDLIIKRAYEALDQFNWSEDELITYEQELKRIWDNKAVEDYKLERAKAEGIKLGEAKGKAEGKAEAKKDFAIKLLKSELSVETIAEYTDLSIQEVLNLKNSVK is encoded by the coding sequence ATGCATTTATCAAGATTTCTAGATCCAAAGAATGATGTAGCATTTAAAAAGATATTTGGATCAGAAAAAAACAAGGACATACTAATACATTTTCTGAACGATATATTGTTGTTTGAAGGAAATAGAAAAATAATAGAAGTAGAGTTTTTAGGAACGATATTAGATGCAGACATAGCATCCAAAAAAGAATCAATAGTAGATGTTTTGTGTAAAGATAAAAACGGTGCGCAATATATAATAGAAATGCAAGTAGATCCTACACAAGGATTTGAAAAAAGAGCACAGTATTATGCAGCAAAGGCATATGGCAGGCAGCCAAATAGAGGAAAGGAAGGAAAATACTCAGACCTAAAGGAAGTTATATTTATAGCTATAGCAGATTATAAATTGTTTCCAAACAAAGAAGACTATATATCAAGGCATGTAATATTGGATAAAAAGACATATGAGCATGATCTAAAGGACTTTTCATTTACCTTTATAGAATTACCAAAATTTAAAAAAAATAGAGTGGAAGAGTTAAATGATATAACAGAGAAGTGGTGCTATTTTTTTAAACATGCAAAAGAAACAACATTAGATGGGTATAATAAAATAATAGGTGAAGATTTAATAATAAAAAGAGCGTATGAGGCATTAGATCAGTTTAATTGGAGTGAAGACGAACTAATAACCTATGAACAAGAGTTAAAGCGTATATGGGATAATAAAGCAGTCGAAGATTATAAACTCGAACGCGCTAAAGCTGAAGGCATAAAGCTCGGTGAGGCTAAAGGTAAAGCTGAAGGTAAAGCTGAAGCAAAAAAAGATTTTGCAATAAAATTATTGAAATCTGAATTATCAGTTGAGACAATTGCTGAATATACGGATTTATCAATACAAGAAGTATTAAATTTAAAAAATAGTGTAAAATAA